In Scyliorhinus canicula chromosome 12, sScyCan1.1, whole genome shotgun sequence, the sequence tttttaaaagcacaagtgaaccgtgccatagAGAACCTggtccatcggaggtggagcatctcggaggccccggagaatactgggtcgggcacgctaatgacatgcaaactgtgtttacatgtccggaccgcattgacgctactgtcgaggtgacggtgaattgcgatttggcgtcaaatcagctcCCATCACGATTTTAGCGGCGGAACCTATTCGccgcccaattgcatttcgcgattttggcatcagctaatggagaatcccgcccacggtgtTTAATGATCATCTCAGAAGGAGATAGTAGTACTATGCCTCAAACACCCCGATTTATATGTTGCTCCAATTCATGGCTATGTAATCGATTTTCAGTCTTTTTTCATTTGAAAATTAAGCCAAAAGTTTACAAAGCCTCCCACCATTATTATTCACTTTTGTCTTAAAAATCAGAgtgtacaccaccagcccggtggtggtggcgaccctgcggatgtgggggagatgggggcgtctgtctgggcgccaatctgcgacaaccatcggtttgcccccggcagtatggatggggggttccgagtatggcggagagcaggggcgggaagggtgggtgatatgttcctggaagggagcttcgcgagtttgaggagcttggaggagaaatttgggttggtaaggggaaatgattttagatacttacagttgcgtgactttgttcgtagacaggtcccatctttcccgcgcctcccgccaatggggatcctcgacagaatagtctctgggagggaagaaggggagggcagagtctcgggtgtATAtagggtgctcatgagggaggaagggtcccagacagaggaactgggacttaaatgggaggaggagataggcggggaaatggaggatgggctgtgggcagaggccccgaGTAGGATggactcgaccgcgacatgtgctaggctcgggctgatccaatttaaggtcgttcaccgggcccatatgacggtggctcggatgagcaaatttttcgggatagaggacaaatgcgctaggtggaCCAGGTGAAATGCGCATGGttcgaggaccagcgaaccatgttcacatgttttgggcatgccctgagctgagggggcactgggagggatttgcgggggtcatgtcccaggtgctaaaaacaagggtggtgatgagtccaggggtggcaatttttggggtttcggaagacccgggcgtccagggggagaaagaggccgatgttctggcctttgcttcccagacagcccggcgacgaatattattggcgtggagggactcaaagcccccgaagactgagtggtggcttgcggacatgtcgagtttcctggggatggaaaaaattaagttcgccttgaggggatctgtgcaggggttcacccggaggtggcaaccatttattgacttctttgcgggagagtgagcgtcagcaggggggtggggggaggagggggtagagtagagtaggagggtaaatatggcgggtagtaccggtgggaggggagcgggcttgtgcaatatgttacgatggaagtattgaaagtacgtggctgtttgcacatttttgccttttttgcttcctttctgatgttgtctgtaactgtttataaagccaaaaactacctcaataaaattgtttattaaaaaaaaaatcagagtgtAGAACACTAAATACTCCGTTGGGTAAAACACCGGGAAGACCTGCACAGAGAAACCAGGCAGCTAGATAATTAAAAGACAACCGATAGCATACCCAACCAGTCTTATACTTCCGGTCTTTTTTTCTGGATGGGTAGCTACCTATTTGAACCGCTTTTCTTTAGTTATGCGAGTTGGGGTTTGATGACACCATTGAACCTCCCCCAATTTCCACTGGCTGCAGTTTTAGCTCCAAACTAAGTGTGGAAATGGCACCAGCTTCCCGAATCAGGCTGAACCAAGTCAGAATTGAATGGTATTGTGAAGAGTTCCTGAGAGGTTGTAGTCTGCTCCAGATATCTGTGCACTTTCAATTCTGCCCTCTGGCAACCCTAATTTTAATCATTCAACTATTAGAGGCACTCCAGTACCATGTCCTAAGGACTAAAATTCAACCCTCCTGAACTTCTTTTTCCTCTCGAGCTCTCTTGCTCTCTTTCCTTCTTTGAAACTGTCCTTAAAGCCTACCTTATGATCAAGTCTGCCCGAATTTCTCCTTTCTTTGCCTTGGTGTAACGTTCTGTGCAAGAATGTTCATGTTAAGCACCTTGAGGCAATTTGCTACATTAAAGCTGTTACATAAATACAGTTCTTGTTACTACATTCATTATGGAGAGTACAACGATTTTAGATGATTAAATGCTGAGGCTCAGCTTGTGCAAAGCAAAATTACAATCAATTCACTCTCCAGTTCGCCCCTCAACTATATGTAAGGAAAGTGTTTCTTCCTTAATCTGTGAATGATGATCTTGTTGTTGACTCAAAAAATAATTCATTGAGTTGTTGGTTTATTATTAATTTAAGTGCAAATCTCTATACTGAAAGACAAGAAATGAATAATTTTGTGGTGATGAAGCCTTGCGAGTGTGGCATTTTTTTTGACCTTCAAAGATGAGTGTGTATGTACCTAATGTACCCAGATTGTTACTCGGGTTGATTTATTGCAGAAGGTATTTCCAGACCTGTGGCAATAAGCAATAAAATGAAGTGGTTTAGCCTAATAGGAAAGGTCAGCTGCTGTTGAAGTCTCGAGGTGCTGTTTTGTTTTAAAGTCTGACATTGTACAATAGCAAAGAGCAAAATCCATGCTCGTCATTGCTGTGAATTATTACTTAAAATAATCCATTTCATGCCAGACATTCGAAGAGTGTTTGTTATTTTTTAACTGTTCATTGAATCATCCTCTAATCTCGTATTTCTTTTTCTTGGTTCTTGATGAACCGTCTCTTTCTTCCACTTCCAACAGAAGGGTCTCATTTTTGCATTGTTCATGTATCGAACTTTGCTGAGGTATGAGGTGTATTACCATGTGAGTCGTTGATGTGAACGAATACGGTCTCCTTTTGAATTGCacattcggagggtcagtgcagacatgttgggccaaatggtctcttcctgcactgtaacaattctgtgatctatTTAAATGAAGAATTTAAGAACAACTGGAGTCTATTAGTGTACAAGCCTGTGATTTAAAGCTGTACATTCCAGTTGTGGATGCTGGCAAGAGAATCTGAATCTGTGTGCCAAAATGGGACTGTCACTTGTCTTCTTAAAACCAAATCTGTCCTCTCTATAAATCTATGCAACAATATAACTGGTGCTTAGTAATTTCGAGGCAGCGTGCAGTTTAAATATGTATATCTCATGCCCACTCGACCGCTCATAAAACTCCTACATCACCAAGTGTTTAAACTGTACTTCCTGTGAGGAAACAACCCACTgtgaaatgtttgtggaatgTGCTATTATTCAGTGTCCAGAAATATTGGTGCCAAATTAATAGTTTTGCATTTGAGATAAGTTTATAAAAATAGCAAGCAAGCAGCTAAATGGCTGCAGTTTAAAGGTTAGTCCAGAGACTCTCTTGAAAACACGGAACACAACTTGGCCACAATTCCTACCAAAATCCCAACTATATTTTATTAATCTCAGGAGACTGTCCATTCTGCCTGAGGAATAGCCAATAGAATCTAATCAAATCTGCACAAACCTGCCTTACTGTGACTGTTCTGGTGTTGTCAATTCCATGTCGTTCTCGCAGATTATCCACAGGCGTTGCTGCATTATAATTTACTAGGGCTATGTATGCTTCTGTTACTTACAAATCTTTAAACATCCACAAAAGAGACCGTTTTGGGCTCCATTCCTTCAAAGACACATGTCTATTTTGTAGCACATATagttttttccttttttattctCCCTTCTTTTGAAACCTTTTAGAAAGACAGTGGAATGTTACATGAAAATAGCCCGTCTGAAGATGCTCGTCAACCAGCTggttttgttttgtaaatgtaATTGCGCCAATTCTCATTTGCACACCTTACATTCCATGGAATAAAGCCATGATAAATTTGTGTAGGTACGTATATTTCTCCAGGTCCTGTCTATGAGCTTTATTTGGCACCTTACATGCTGTTGCAGACCTGACTCCATTTCTTCTCCCTTCTTCTGCCATTTTAGTATGAGTGGCCACCGAGTGGCCCCAGTCTCAGCCACCCATTTCTACACAGCTACAAAGTTTGCAGTAACTGCCCTGACTGAGGGGTTAAGGCACGAGCTCCGAGAAACCAAGACGCACATAAGAGTTACGGTAAGAATTGCACAAGTTGTCATGAAAGGAGAGGACTCTCGTCAATCATGTAAACTTAACCCAATGATTGGTTAGTAAATATAGGCTGAACCTGGGAGCCTCATGGTCTGTTTAACAAAATACTATGCACTCAACACATTTAACAACTCGGCCATTTGCTTCCCAGTTGTTTGAAGTCTGTTTGTGGTGGCCCTGGTCATTCTGGGACAGCAcagtagaatagtggttagcacagttgtttcacagctccagggtcccaggtttgattccggcttgggtcactgtctgtgtggagtctgcacgttctccccgtgtctgcgtgggtttcctcagggtgctccagtttcctcccacagtccgaagacgtaCAAGTTAGGTGTATTgccccatgataaattgcccttagtgaccaaaaaaaaaggttaggaaggattattgagttacgggaatagggtggaggtgagggcttgggtgggtcggtgcagactcaatggcccgagcggtctccttctgcactgtacgttctatgttctatgcaaccCTACCCCACTGAACcacaatctctccctccctcttcttcTCCTTTGCTGTGGCCTGGTACTGCAGGCTTTCCTGCCTGACAGTAGTTGGCTGTCAGTCAGACAGGTTATGAAATGATGAACCTAGCACAGCAATTTAAGATGCATCCTGCTGTTAATTTGAACAGGAAGTTGGAGAAACCAATGTTTAGCAGTTTCCAACCccattcgctctctctctcaccataAATATCAGGGTGTAGTAGCCGTCAGTGTGCTAGAGGTGAGTGAGCCCCACTAGAGGTGGTGAGCCCTCCAGCTGTGCCACCTATCTGTGTCTCTGATCTTtatagcacatagaacatagtgcagaaggagaccactcagcctatcgagtctgcaccgacccactgaagccctctcttccaccctatccccataacccaataacccctcctaacctttttggtcacttagggcaatttatcatggcgaatccacctaacctgcacgtctttggactgtgggaggaaaccggagcacccggaggaaacccacatagacacggggagaacgtgtagactccgcatagacagtgacccagtggggaatcgaacctgggaccctggtgttgtgaagccacagagctactCAATTGTGCAAGAAGACTTCTTGTTTGTCAACTCTATTTGCTGAAGGAGAAAGGAAAATCCAGTGGGATTCCTTTTTTGTTTAGCATTCTCCTTTTTACAGAAAAAAATAAtcgtttttgattttttttaaagtcaataTTCTTGCGAGGATATGGACCCAGGGATAGACTCTTCACCCCTGCCAAGTTATCCTGGTACCATTACAGAGAAAGTTATAGTTTTATGAGCTTGTGTCACACATGCAGTTTGCATTAAGGGAATGAACTAACAAATAAATGCTGGGCATTCGTCTGTCTAGCCGTTTTCCATGTTATCAATTTTTCTTCACTGATTATGCTCCTATtaagcaccttggaatgtttcattacattataggttctatataaatgcatgttgatGTTTTTGTAGTAAATATGCTTTGTGTCCTTTACAGTCTGTATCTCCAGGATTGGTGGAAACAGAATTTGCATTTAGGCTTTATAACAATGACCCAGAAAAGGCTGCCGCAACATACGAGAACCTTAAGGTATGGAAGCCAAACTGCTGTGCACTTAAATTCTTGTTATGTCTGTTGTCAACTTTATGGTCATCTTTCAAGTGTTTGAGGCCTAAAAGGGGATTGTTTAAACACTGATACATGGCATGAGGTAACCTGAAAACATGGGAAGGAGGAAACAAAGCATAACCTTAATGAAATGCTGCATGTAACTCGATGAATCTTTCACTCCTATCCATGTGACATCAGAAATTATGAAGAAAATTTTCTTTACTGAGAGGGGTGAGAAAATTGAATCTTCTACCACATGGAGCAGTTGGAACAAATAGCATTGGTATATTTAAGGCGAGGCTTGAAGCATCTATAAGGGAAAAATgaatagagagatatgggccaGACTGGGACGAGGTAATTAAAATGAAAGGAAGCTCTATGGACATTAATTACAGGCATGGAACAACTGGGCACGATAGAAACTACAGCAAAAAAAGACTGTAGATTAATCAGCATGCACTTTGACTTGAATCAATTATTTTGGTTTACGTAATTTACCATCATTTCCTGTCTGTCATGTTCTAGCATATTATGAACTTTCATtctacattttaaaatgttgaatGTAGTCTTATTAAAATGGCCACTGCAAATCATGTGGTCCTTGGCATCCTGAACTCGGGACAGTCCAAAGTCTCAAACAAACACCTAATTAAATATGAACATTCAAAGTATTCTGGAGAATTCGCATATCCCTTTGTTTAAGGATGGACAATCAGCAAAATCTCTGAACCATTCCAGCTGGCTTGTCTTTCTAGTTCACCATGGACAAAAGGAACAACAAAATGGCACCGAGTGGCAATCAGCAACAACCACATTTCACCACCTTGTGGGTAGAATTTACCATTTGTTAATTATAATCAAATAATAAAGACTCTTGGTATTATAACTGATGAACTGGATTCTTCCTGCTGTTTCTAAATGTCCTCGGGAAAGGCAAGAAAGTCCACAACAATGCTGGAAGAAAATGCTTAGTGCTCAGCCTGTTGGTTTCCTTAAGTTTCGGAACTACGTCTATCAACAAAGCACCCCAAAGTGCGGTGAATTGAAGAGTAAAATGATTTGATGATTAAAGATCCAAGTGGTGTTTGAACCTGGAACCCATATCTGGTCCATATTGAGGGATTTTATCTTTCCTAGCTTAAACTGGAACCATTTGTGAAATATATTGCAATGTCTTATCAACAAGAAGGCTCAGATAGCTATCTTTCATACTCAGCAAAATCATCAGCGAATGAGATCCCAAAAAAATCTAAGGATTATTAAGCTTTACAGCACAAAATAGGCTGTTATGCCTATCAAACTTGGGCTAGCCTTTTGCTGGAGCAATCCAAAACTTGCCGTACTGTCTCCTCCGAACCCTGTATCACCACCTGCTTCTAAATTTATCCACTTTTCCTTGAAAAGAGACTACACTTTTAGCACAGTACTAAACCATACTCAGTACTAACTGTATTTTTGTCTTCTATTTGGTTGCATTTCTAACTTTATTGACAACCTGTAATCTTCTTCTTAGTGTCTAAAGGCAGAGGATTTGGCCAGTGCTGTTGTTTACATCTTGAGTGCACCCCTTCATGTTCAGGCAAGTAGCAATCCATCATCGGCTACTGGTTAATATCCCATTGCACAACTAGTTTCAATGAGAATCCTTTCCCTGATTTCTCAATCCTTCCgtccatttatttttaaacagcaattACACTTTTCTGGAACATTTAATGCAGGAAATGCCTCAAGGTGATTGacaggaagggcagcatggtggctcagtgggttagccctgtagcctcacggcgccgaggtcccaggttcgatcccggttctgggtcactgtccgtgtggagtttgcacatcctccccgtgtttgtgtgggtttcacccccacaacccaaagatgtgcaggctaggtggattgaccacgctaaattgccccttaattggaaaaaattaattgggtattctaaatttattttttttaaaaagatgatttAAGCAGCCATGCAGAACCGTAATAGAAAGCTGGGAAAATGGCCGAAAGCATAGTTGAAAGGATATGCTTTgagcagatttttaaaactgTAAGGAAGTTTGAAGAGTAGAGCTGTTACAGCTGAGGGCTGCTACAGAAGATAAAGCAATGAGCAGGGCAGCAAAGGAGACCAGGGTTGAAAGTTTGGACAGATGTCTGAGGACTCAAATTGGGGCGAGACTATGTTGGACTTGTAAGTAAAGGTGAAACAGTTGAATTTGTGTTAAGGGACAGGAAGCCAATGCAGTTCAATGAGAATAGAGCACAAGAGTAGAGGTTAGGGTATTGAGTTTTAAGCAAGACCTACATTTGGTGCTTTCAGTCTGTTGTGTCTGTAAAATCTCAAATACTTCGAACAGTTTATTAACCAAACATTTTGCCCAAGTACCTTTTATAGAACAAAGGACAAGGCACGTGTTTAAATCATATAATTTTATTCAACAAACAGTAAATTACCGTTAAATTAAGTACCCTTAAATTATCCCACTAATAACAGCTCCACTGGTCAGTCGCCTGGATTACCTCTGCATGGGTGGCGGTGgtatagtggtgttgtcactggacaagtaatccagagacccagaatattGCGCTGGgttcccagaaacaaatcccgccactccagatggtgaaatttgaattcaataaaaatctggaattacaattctagccatgaaaccattgtccactgtcgtaaaaatccatctggttcactaatgtcctttagggaaggaaatatgccaacCTTATCTGGTATATGTAACCTATATGTAACTCTAGACCCACGGCaaagtggttggctcttaactgctcctcaaaggaaactagggatgggcaataaatgctggcacagcctgtgacatTGATGTCCCAtgaacagaattttaaaaagaaaggttTTTGCTGCTGGGAGTTCCAGGGGTTTGATTCCTATACCCCACCCTGTACCTTTCCAGAATGTTTTCAGGCCCCCAGCCGATTAGGTCACACGATGGGAGTGGGGAGTGGCACCATGCAATGGAGTAGCTAATGGCCGGCCAGCAGGACATCGCGGCTCCAATTCCTGGTACATTGTACATAACCTtgagcgaaattctccgaccccccgcagggtcggagaatcacccggggccgcagaaaatcccccccccccccccgccgtgacaGAAATTctcccaggaattggcgggggcgggaatcgcgccgcgctgagcggcaagccccctgcggcgattctctggcccgcgatgggccgaagtcccgccgctgggaggcctctcccaccgccgtggtttgaaccacctctggtggcggcgggatcagcggcgcgagtgggccccggtgacctggggggggggggggcgatcggaccccggggggtgcccccacggtggccaggcccgcgatcggggcccactgatcggcgggcgggtcagtgccgtgggggcactctttttttttctgctgccaccacggcctccaccatggcggaggcggaagagaatcccccagcacgcaCGCGCCGGTGGCggcggcagctgatgcaccggcgcatgcgcaaaccggcgaaggccattcggccagcccgggcgtcaaaggctgttaTGCCGGTTTTgatgccagtcggcgtggtgccaactgctccggcgggggcctagcccctcaatgtgagggcttggcccccaaaggtgcggagaattctgcacctttggggaggcccgacgccggagtggttggcgccactccgctacgccgggaccccctaccccgccgggtaggagagaatcccgccccatgtctacaCAAAACAATCGATCTATGAATAGAGCTGATTATCTCTTAATGGATGATTGATTTACTCAACCACATGAATAGAGCCAATTGCCTCTTGATGGGTGATTGTTAAGGCAAGTCCAGACATATCCTCGCAGCTTGTCTGAGTTTCCGTGTATTCAAAGTTGATGAAATTCAAATTCCCATCAGGCTGTTTGTTGCAGCTGGCTGTGGTTTTATTTGAAATGTCCAATTTTCAAATTAAAGTATCCGATTTTCGGGCCTAAGTTAAAGGCTGCTGTACATTTTACCACAAGTGGTATATTGGCGAATGCTATGGTATTTTCCATGATATTGAAACGGCAAAATGGTGGTGTAGTCGATTCTGGTTGTTgactgaaattaggaaacactacTGCTTACAAGGAGTGTAGAAGTTTTAAACTGCCTTTTGCAAACAGTAACTGAAGCCAAATCACTTGTTAATTTTAagcctgagattgatagattttacgTTATCCAAAGTTATTATGTGATATGGGGCAACGGCAGGTACATGGAATTAGGTTGCAGATTAGTCCTTGATCTCAATGAAGGATGGTAAAggcttgggggggaggtgttacaTGGCTTCTTCCTGTCCAATGTTCGTAACTAGGTATGTGTCAGTAGAGAAAAAGTTGAAACCCAAAGTGGGATCACATAAGGAAAAGTGTCAGGatcataacttttatttacaaTTCAAACTTCCAAATCAAAAacacagggcgtgattctccgaccctgcaccgggtcagggaatcgctgaggaggggaaggggggggggggaaatccgcGGTTGACCTACGCCAGCCATGCTGGCGCCCGTATCGGcaactggagctgcgtgaagcgctccagtgccgtgctggcccccctgtGCGACGCAGGATCGctggcgtttacaacggcgtcaacacttagccgcaggatcggagaatcccacccacaatttctaaatttgagGATGACACCAAGTTAGGAgggataatttttttttaataaatttagggtacccaattattttttccaattacggggcaatttagagtggccaatccacctatcctgcacatctttttgggttgtgggggcgaaacccacgcagacacggggagaatgtgcaaactccacacggacagtgacccagggccgggattcgaacccaggtcctcagcgccgtaggcaacactgcaaaccactgtgccaccgtgctgcccgttaggaGGGATAATTGACATTGCGAACTGCAGCAACTTACAAAGAAGTGAATAAGCTTGACAAATGAATTTCTTTCTCTTAATAAAcaatttattgaggtatttctttggcattgtcacagcaacaaaatcaacaatgtacataacaaggaaaatattaacatagtgcaaataccacctccctctcccacaggtcctgccaTTGCTTACCCCCTTAATCTAGGCTAACCTAACCCTCCCCCCTTctactgacgattaattctctgcgaggaagacgacgaatggttgccaccaccgggcgaaccctaacagagaccctctcatggcgaacttaattttctccaggcagaggaagccagccatgtccgatagccaggtctccaattaAGTTTATTAGCAGCATTTTAAATGGTCA encodes:
- the dhrs11a gene encoding dehydrogenase/reductase SDR family member 11a isoform X3; translation: MFSAIKTLHQGVDVCINNAGLAHPEPLLSGRTELWRNMIDVNVIAVSICTREAYQSMKERNVDDGHIININSMSGHRVAPVSATHFYTATKFAVTALTEGLRHELRETKTHIRVTSVSPGLVETEFAFRLYNNDPEKAAATYENLKCLKAEDLASAVVYILSAPLHVQIGDIQMRPTEQWT